The Bos javanicus breed banteng chromosome 11, ARS-OSU_banteng_1.0, whole genome shotgun sequence genome includes a window with the following:
- the FBXO48 gene encoding F-box only protein 48, whose protein sequence is MKKNSKRNHASRVSDIEWNSVDAEREKKECPNNFVELLPPEVTFKIFSQLDIRSLCRASVTCRSWNHAIRHSDSLWKPHCLTVRAVCQREIDDDLESGYPWRVILLRNYQKSKVKHEWLSGRYSNICSPISLPEKIMYPMDADTWGEILEAELER, encoded by the exons ATGAAGAAAAACTCCAAGAGAAACCATGCTTCAAGAGTTTCTGACATAGAATGGAACTCTGTGgatgctgaaagggaaaaaaaagagtgtcCAAATAATTTTGTTGAACTGCTGCCTCCAgaagttacttttaaaattttcagtcagCTAGACATCCGGAGCTTGTGCAGGGCTTCAGTGACATGCAGGAGCTGGAATCATGCAATAAGACACAGCGACTCCTTATGGAAACCTCACTGCCTGACTGTAAGAGCTGTATGTCAAAGAGAGATAGACGACGATCTAGAGAGTGGTTATCCCTGGAGG GTCATACTACTGAGGAATTACCAGAAGAGTAAAGTGAAACATGAATGGCTAAGTGGCAGATACAGCAACATATGTTCTCCTATCAGCCTACCAGAAAAAATCATGTACCCAATGGATGCAGACACGTGGGGGGAAATTCTAGAAGCAGAACTGGAAAGATAA